One Leptolyngbya sp. SIO1E4 genomic window, GAAGGTCGTTCCCTGGTTCAGCAGCACCAGTTGGTTTATAAGTCTGTGCAACAGGCAATGTCCTCCGAGGCCATCCATGCCCTTGCTCTCAAGACCTATACCCCTGAAACCTGGTCAACGGTTAGTCAAAGTGCTTAAAACCGCATAACAAGCAATCATCCTGCCCCACCGATAAAAAGAGGTAATTCAATGACTCCAGAAGTAAAAGAGCGCATCGATTCCCTGGTTAGCGGCCATAAAATCATGGTTTTCATGAAAGGCAATAAGCTCATGCCTCAGTGCGGCTTTTCCAATAACGTGGTTCAAATCCTGAATGTCTTGGGTGTTCCCTTTGAAACCTTTGATGTCCTTGCTGATCCAGAAGTTCGCCAGGGCATTAAAGAATATTCCAACTGGCCCACTATTCCTCAGGTTTACCTGAATGGTGAGTTCCTTGGCGGCTCTGACATCATGATTGAGCTATACCAGAGCGGCAAACTGCAAGAAACTGTAGAGGTTGCCCTCGCATCGTAAAACCGAATACTCAAGGTCAGGTTTCTAGTAAGGATGATGTCGTCATTCAGGATATATTTTCCAGGAAACCTGACCCCCTCACCCACTAATATGCTGGTAACGCTTACCCTGACTGCACCCGCCACAAACAGTTGGATAAGCAAACCTTGCGAAATGCCTGATCGTCTCGCAAGCGGAAATTAGCGATCGGCATGAACGTAATCAACATAATAAAATTTGGGTTCAAGCCAATATTTCAGCAACAAATACACGCCTAAAGCGACAATAGTAATCCCTGCTAGAGGCAAGCCGAATTGCACGCGCCCTGCATCGGGTAATAGGGCCGTAACCATCACGAGTACCCCGGCCAACGCCACCAGTCCAAATTGCCACCGGCGAATAGCGGTAAGAGCACCTCGGCAACTGCTGCAATGGGTCGTGTGCTGCTTATAGCGATCGAGAATGATTTGCGCGTCGGTTGTGGGGGAGGCAAGTTGAGGGTCGAGACCCACTTGCTTCCAGGGCAGCTGCCCCTGACAGTGCCGGTCAAACCAGCGACGGAACTCAATTACCAGCCGGTCGGCGCTGGCTGGCATTTTGTAAGCTTGTTTCCAGGATGAGACCAGATCAGCTGTTTGCAGAAGTTCGCGCTCTTGGTAGTGCAGCAGCACCATATCACCGTCAAGTACTAAGTTGCGATTGTTGATGTGATCCCACCACCGAGGAATCAAGGCTAGCAAGGTTCGGGCAAAGTTGCGAGGAAACTGAGCGACGATTCTTGATTTGCCGGGAGAAATAGGCACGCAATAAGTGACTAACCCCACCTGTTTGTCACGCCCAAATTGAATCGCGTACTCTAACCGACAGGGAGGCTGAAAGGTAATCGTAGAGCGAAATTGGCCTCCAGTTTCCACCAAAATCTCAGCCGGTGTAGATGAGGTGACAGTCATCGGTATGGGTTGAGCCATTTGGCGATTGCCTTGAACACCGTGGTGAGCAAAAGGGACGTGGCTGGGGTCACACACGTTTTCGACCAAGGTTTGCCAGTCGTATTCCAAGTCACGCACCACTGACGACCAGACAAACCCTTTCGATGCATCGACTTGTGGTGACAGCGGTAGCGGTGTAGATTCAGCCTGCTCAAGTGATTCAGCATCGGGCCAGAGCCACAGCAGATCGTTGGCTTCTCGCACTGGATAAGGAGTTGCACAATAGTGATCTCGTTGCTGCTCCACAAGTGTGGCATTCTCAGCTTGAGGAATGCTGGCACAGTGACCGTCAATATCAAACTGCCAGCCGTGATAGCTACACATGAGATGGCCCGATTCATCAATGCGGCCTTGACTGAGAGGGGCCAATCGATGAGGACAGCGATCGCGAAAGATTCGAAATGATGTCGATCCTTTGGGTTTCCAGATAACGAATCGGAGGCCGAGTACCGTTATCGCTGTTGGTCGAGTCGGATCGAGATCTTCAATGGGTGACACAGGGTACCAATGCTGAAAGAAGTTGAAGGTTAGGGCGACGGTCGTTTCGGCAGCAGGGCGATCGCCCACAGGAAGCTGAGTCATGGGGAATGCAGAAATAAACGGCGTGTATGCTTCGTGGCTGTAACCTCACCTTACTGAGATGGCGTTAGTTTTTACAATGTTTGGATTTATCTCCCGGTTAGGGTTTACAGCCCGACCAGCCCCTTAAACTACAGCTGTTGGCTGGAATTACTAAAATACAGGTTATATCTATTTCCTTATCCGCATTTTTAATGAATCGTCAACCCTCAGTTCTTCATCAGTGAATTTAATAGAAAATTGAGGTTGGCAAACGTCAAAAAGCAAATGATAAATATAAGAAGCTAAGCATGACATTTGTCATAGCTCGAAATGACAATGATCGGATGTTGTAGAAATAGCTCTTTCCTATATTCGAGATATTGAGCAACGAAATTCGAACTCGTCCAGAATTATGGAACTGGAGATTCTTCCATCAGTCTCGAACTAAAATTCGAAGCATTGGTGCCAGGACGGGTGATTTTCACCAAACTGTTCCTTGCTGGTAGATAAGGAAGTATGAGCAAGCTATGAGCGATAGTATTTTTGAAAAATATGGGTTTCCAGATAATCCGTACTTTCTTGAAAGTAGCAAAGCTTACACTGAAATACTATGGGCACAAAGTGAGTTTCTCCATGAGGGTGCATGTGAAAAAGCATGGAGACTTCTTGGAAAGGCTGAGAATAGGCTTAAAAATTTGCCTGAAGATGACTTTATCAACCCCTTAAGAGAACAGGTGAGATATAACCAAGAAATCATGGACATAAATTCTGACCAGTGCGGATGAAATGACTTCAGAATTATGATCTCGTCGGATTAAGGTCAAAAGCAAAGAAGTGTACTGATCGCAGCTTTGATGATTACATTCTATTCTTTTTGTGTGAGGTAAAACCCTGTGACTATAGATTTTAGAGATATCACAGATGTTTATGTTTTTGGCGATAGCTTATCTGATACTGGAAGTTTTTTCACCCTGACGATGGAGCAAATTCCGCCGCCGCCTTACGATAGAGGCCGTCTCTCTAATGGGTTAGTCGCTGTAGAATACCTGGTTGATAGACTCCAATCAGAGTCTAATCAAGACTTAACGGTTGCCCCTTCATTGTTAGGCGGAACCAACTTTGCCATCGCGGGTGCAGCAACCGGTCGTACCAATTCTAATGATGATGATTTAGGGGCCGATCTGCCCGGCATGCTCGATCAAGTGGAAGTGTTTGCGCAACAATTGGAGGCAATGGGTTTAGAACAGGCAGACCCCAATGGCCTCTATATTGCCTGGGCCGGTGCCAATAACTTTTTAGATAATCTTGCAGGCAGTAATTTGGAAGATCCTGCCCTGCTATTAGAACAGGGTATCAATGATTATATTGAAGCGATCGCCAGGTTAATTGCTCTAGGTGCCCGCGATATCGTTGTCCCTAATCTATCGAATCTAGACAGACTCCCCATTAATCCTGTCTTCCGCACAGACGCGACTGCCATTACCCGTATCTTTAATGGGGAGTTAGCGCTAGCCCTTGGAAATTTAGAGTTTGAGTTAGACGGTTCAGACTTTACAGTTGTAGATGTAGATCTGTTTACTAGAAGTGAGCAGATAGCGACCGATCCTCAGCGTTTTGGGTTGACGAATGTAACCGATCCCTTACTGCCTTTGGTAGCTGATGGTCAGCTTCCCCCAGATGCCCCCGGCTTCTTCTTCTGGGATGAATTTCACCCCACCACCCAGGCCCATGCACTCCTCGCCGAGACTATCTTCGACACCCTGACCGGCGACATCCCACAGCTGTCCTTTAATGACATCTTAGGGACACCGGACAGTGAGCTTCTGTTGGGTACCCAACAGGCCGACAACGTCGATGGATTTGCAGGCCATGACACCATCTTTGGTCTTGCGGATGCCGATCGCATTGAAGGCTGGCAAGGCAACGATTGGCTGTTTGGCAATAGCGGCGACGACACCTTAAGCGGGGGAGAGGATGATGACGTTCTCTTCGGAGGCTCAGGCGACGATTTACTCCTGGGTAAATCGGGAAATGACTGGCAGTATGGCGACCGAGGCGATGACTTGATTGTGGGCGGTGACGATCGCGATCAGGCCTGGGGCGGCTCTGGTGATGACTTTATGCTCGGCGGAGCCGGAGATGACAGCCTGTGGGGCAATCAAGGAGACGATAGCTTAAGTGGTGGGGCTGGCCAAGATTCACTCAGGGGGGGGAGCGATAATGATCAGTTGATGGGGGGGGCTGACGATGATTTGCTCTGGGGCGATCGGGGTGACGATCAGCTTGACGGGGGTATCGGCAACGACATCTTAGATGGGGGTCAGGGGCAGGATGTTGCTCGATATCTCAGTTCATCTGGGGATTACATTTTTAAGGGAAATCCGGATGACATCAGAGTCATCGGCCCAGAGGGCAGAGACATCCTCAATAATATTGAAGCGCTTGAATTTGCAGATGGTTTGATAGAGGTTGATGATCTGGCTTTTTTGCCCGCTCCCCTATTTGACCAGGTGCAGACCTTAGAAACCGAGATCCCCACCAGTGGCAATGCGGTGGATATTTATTACCCAGTTGCTGGCAACTCGGCAGATGAGGGGGGTTCTCTACCGGTTGCCCTATTTCTGCAGGGGGCTGATGTCGATAAGTCAAACTATGCTGAGTTCGCCAGTGTTGTCGCCAGCTATGGGTTTGCCGTCCTTGTTCCGAATAATCTCAGGACCCTTGCCGCCCCTCCACCAGCCCCGTCAGAGATGGGGCTTTTCTCTGAGCTGCCACAAGTGACTGAAGCCTTGGCGTATGTTCAGAATCCAGACCTGTCGCCGATCGCAGATTTGATTGATCCAGAGAAGT contains:
- a CDS encoding Rieske 2Fe-2S domain-containing protein; translation: MTQLPVGDRPAAETTVALTFNFFQHWYPVSPIEDLDPTRPTAITVLGLRFVIWKPKGSTSFRIFRDRCPHRLAPLSQGRIDESGHLMCSYHGWQFDIDGHCASIPQAENATLVEQQRDHYCATPYPVREANDLLWLWPDAESLEQAESTPLPLSPQVDASKGFVWSSVVRDLEYDWQTLVENVCDPSHVPFAHHGVQGNRQMAQPIPMTVTSSTPAEILVETGGQFRSTITFQPPCRLEYAIQFGRDKQVGLVTYCVPISPGKSRIVAQFPRNFARTLLALIPRWWDHINNRNLVLDGDMVLLHYQERELLQTADLVSSWKQAYKMPASADRLVIEFRRWFDRHCQGQLPWKQVGLDPQLASPTTDAQIILDRYKQHTTHCSSCRGALTAIRRWQFGLVALAGVLVMVTALLPDAGRVQFGLPLAGITIVALGVYLLLKYWLEPKFYYVDYVHADR
- the grxD gene encoding Grx4 family monothiol glutaredoxin → MTPEVKERIDSLVSGHKIMVFMKGNKLMPQCGFSNNVVQILNVLGVPFETFDVLADPEVRQGIKEYSNWPTIPQVYLNGEFLGGSDIMIELYQSGKLQETVEVALAS
- a CDS encoding BolA family transcriptional regulator; protein product: MVTAEQVVTMIQAEMPDAEVQVNDLTGGGDHFEVTVVSSQFEGRSLVQQHQLVYKSVQQAMSSEAIHALALKTYTPETWSTVSQSA